Part of the uncultured Cohaesibacter sp. genome is shown below.
TGAAGACTGGAACGCGGTGCTGGAAGTCAATCTGACGGCCGTCTTCGACCTCTGCCAGCGCGCCGCTCGCGTCATGCTGCCAAAGGGTCGCGGCAAGATTGTCAACATCGCCTCGCTGCTGAGCTTCTTTGGCGGCTTCACCGTGCCTGCCTATGCTGCCAGCAAGGGCGGCATTGCCCAGTTGACCAAGGCCCTGTCCAACGAGTGGGCCAGCAAGGGCATCTGCATCAACGCTCTGGCCCCCGGCTACATGGCAACGGACATGAACAGTGCCCTGCTCGCTGATGAAGGACGCAACGCCGAGATTTCGGCCCGCATTCCGACCCATCGCTGGGGCACTCCGGAAGACATGAAAGGGCCGCTGCTGTTCCTCGCATCGGGCGCCTCCGATTATGTCAACGGCACCATCATCCCCGTCGACGGCGGTTATCTGGGTCGCTGACCGGCCAAATTGAGAAAGTGAAAGTCAATCACATGAAAGTCATCGTTTCCGATTGCGACCACGAGTCCATGCAGATCGAAACTGACGTGCTCGCAAAGGCCGGGCTGGGTTTTACTCACATGGCCGCACGCACCCAGGACGAAGTCATCGAGCAGTGCAAGGGTGGCAACATCATCCTCAACCAGTATGGCAAGTTCGATGAACGCGTCTTTACCGCCCTGCCGGAAGTCAAGCAGATCGTCCGTTACGGCGTTGGCGTCGACAACGTCGATCTCGCAGCTGCAACTCGCCACGGTGTTCAGGTCTGCAACGTGCCCGATTACGGCATGCATGAAGTCTCCGACCACGCCCTTGCCCTGATGATGGCCCTCATCCGCAAGATCCCGGCAACCGTTTCCCATACCCGCAATCGCGATTGGGATTTCCGCAAGATGGCCCCGATTCGCCGCATCACCGAGATGACCATCGGTGTGCTCGGCGCGGGCCGTATTGGCGGGTTGTTCGCCAGAAAGGTCCTGCCGCTCGGCAAGGAAGTTTTGGTCTGCGACCTCAACAAGAAAGACCTGGAAAGCAGAATTCCGGGCGTTCGGCAAGTCGACATGGACGAGCTTCTCGCCAAGTCGGATGTGCTCTCGATCCATTGCCCGCTCAGCGATGAAACGCGCAACCTGATCAATGCCGAGAGGCTCAAGAGCATGAAGCAGGGTGCCTTCCTCATCAACACCGCCCGCGGCGGCATCGTTGATGAAGAGGCTCTTGCCGATCTGCTTGAAGCGGGTGTACTGGGTGGGGCAGCCCTTGACTGCGTTGCTCAGGAACCGATCGACAAGAAATCGCGTCTTCTCGACATGGACAATGTATTCCTGACCCCTCACATGGCCTATTATTCCGAGGAATCTTCTGCTGAGTTGAAGCGCAAGGTTGCCGAGGAGGCCGTACGGTTTGCGAAAGGTGAACCCGTCCACTATCCGGTCAATACGCTTTAACCAGAGCGATTGTTCCTCCCTCCGACCGGATGGAACGTTCATTCACCTCGCTCGGCCCGGCCATTTTGGCCGGGCCGTCATTCTACAAGGAGACTGACCTTGATTTATGGTTCTATTGAAAACCTGTCTCTGGATGAAGCCAACTTGCCGGCCAACATCCTTGAAGGCCTTCGTTTCATCGCCAAATCCGACGTGATGTCCCTGCCTCTGGGACGCCACGAGATCGATGGCGACCGGATTTTTGCTCTGGTGCAGGAATACGAATCCAAATCGCTGGAAGACGCCCGCCCCGAGGCGCACAAGCGCTATCTCGACATCCAGTATGTCGCCAAGGGCAAGGAACTGATCGGCATTGCCCAGTTGGCAAAAGCCCCTGCAATGTCCGAAGACCTGCTGGCCGAAAAGGACGTCTGCTTCTTTGCTTCGGTGCCGGATGAAAGCATGCTCTGCCTGTCCGAAGGCAGCTATGCCGTTGTCTATCCGTGGGATGTGCACCGCCCCGGCTGCGCCGCTGGCGAACCGACCTTGGTGCGCAAGGTCGTCGTCAAGATCGCTCTCTGAGGCAACAAGCAACCAGAGACCGGCGCGAAAAGCGCCTTTGAAAACAAGGCTGGCAGGACTATTCACAGAGCCCGCCGGCTTTTTTGTCAGCCCCCGCGCGGCTAATCGTCAAACGCCAGTTCGTTGTTAAGCGCCTCAAGGGTCTTGCTGTTGATCTGCCGTGCCATCAGGGCCAGAACGACAGCCCGGTTGCGCCGGTTGAACACCGCGCCACCCTTGCTGCTCGGCACCTCGCTGATCCCCATCTTGGCATAGATGCTCTGCAATCGGCTTTGCACCGTGCGCATCGAGATATTGCGTCGTTCCGAAATGGCACTGTCCGTCAGCCCCAAAGCAATATCGAGCAGCACCTCATATTCCGCATCAGTGAGCGCGTGATAGCTGTTCTTGGCCCGCTTCTGGATGCCCACCACTTCATAGTCGATGATGGTCTGCCGATCTTCGAAAATCCCTCGCATGGCCCTTTCCAGCCGGTCAGACGACGAGGATTTGAGAAGATAGCCATAGGCGGTGTTTGACGGCGCCACCTTGGCAACACCGCGCACATAGGCCTCGTCGGCATAGTTCGACCAGAACATGATCGGCAGATCGGGGAAGCGGGCCCAGATCGCCTTGGCTACGTCGACACCGGTTATCTTGGGGATCTGCAGATCAAGAATGATGGCATCGGGACGAAACTTGAGCGCAAGCGCAAGGCCCTCCTCGCCATCGCTGGCCTCCTGCACATCGACAAAGCCCATGTCCGGATTGCTGACCACCTTACGCAGGAATTCCCGGTGCAGCAGGTCATCTTCAACGATCAGTATCGAGCGTGCCTTCATAGTGCTATCGGCTCCCCTGCATCCTGGCCCCGGGAATAGGAAATTGTCAGCTCCGCAGGCTCGCCCGGACAGGAAAAGCGAACCTTCGCCCCGACCAGTGACGCCCGGATCTGCATATTCAGCATGCCGCCGCGGCTGGCGTAGTTTTCCTGCCGATAGCCGCAACCGTTGTCCCGGAAGAAAATGATCAGCCTGTCATCATCGCTCCGGAAGGTGACAAGGAGATGGTCGCAGCCCGAATGGCGGATGGCATTGTTACCCGCTTCCTGCAGGATGCGGTAGAAGACAATCCTGAGGCTCAGCGGCAATTCGTCGATACGACCATCCGACTGGTCGACGAGCTCGACATCGATTTCCTGCCGCGCCGTCTTGATCTGTCGGTCAAGCTGGGCTTCCACCGCCTCCATCAGGCCGAACATCTCCAGCACAGTCGGCTTGGCGTCGTCGACGATCTGCCGCAGTCCCAGAAGACAGCTGCCCAACTCTTCCTTGAGTTCATCCAGCTCATCACGATCGAGTTCATCCACCGAGCCCAGCCAGCGCAGGGTACGCGAGAGATCGGCCAGCGTCTGGTCGTGCAGGTCCATGCCGATCTGGGCGCGGGCCCGCTCCAGTTCGTCGGTGACATAGCGCGCGCCGGTGCGCAGGCCTTCCAGCCGGGCTGCTTCCTTCACCCGCTCGATTTCCGAAACCCGCACCAGCTCCGACTGCCACAGGGCGAAGAAATAGGGGCCGATGAGATCGCTCAGCAGCTTTGCATTCTCTATGTGTTGCAGGGAATAAAGGCCAGGGCGGGTGGAGGAAATCGACAACGCGCCGATCAGTTCACCCGCCACCCTGACCTGAACATGCAGACGCGAGCGCAGCGTGTGCTCAAAGATCGGCTGGTTGAACATCGCGGCATTGTTGAAGCGGGTATCCTCCATCGCATTGGGGGTGATGAGATAGTCCACCTTGCCCAGAAGGATGTCACGGATCGGGCTGGTGGAGACATTCTTCCGGTTGACCCCGCCCCACTCGGTCTGGATACCCGTTTCATAGGCGACGAGATTCTCCTTGGCCTCATCAAGGATCACCACATCGAAATGATTGTGTGGCAGAATCTCCTGAATCTCCTCGCTCATCGCGTCGATAACGGCCTGATAGCCGACACGACCGGCAATCGCGCGGGTGATATTGATGACCTGCTCTGTCGAAAATGTCGCTGGGATGGACGTTTGTTCTGTCATTGCAACACCTTAAACCAGAGCATTGGAGACAACAACACAAACCGGCCGTTGATCCTCCGCTCGCATCTCAGCGCCCGCACCAGACCGGCGCCTTGCCAGAAACGGCACAAAGAGCGGCGGAGCCGCTCCCTGATTTTCTCTTGGCAACCGGCAGGGCCGGTCACTAGGCAACCTTGCTGTTGGCCCATTCGGTGAGGGACAGCGCAATCACGATGATGCCTCCCTTGATGATCAGCTGATAGTCGATCGGCACATTGAGAATGTTGAAGCCATTGTTGAGCACCGCAAGAAACAGCACGCCCAGAATGGTGCGGGCCACAGACCCCTTGCCACCCAGCAGGCTGGCACCGCCCAGCACAACTGCGGCAATCACATCCAGCTCCGTGCCGAACTCGCCATAGGTTGCCGCCGCAGTGTGGACCTGCGAGCTCTGAATGATACCGGCCAGTGCCGCCCCCATACCACAGATGACGTAGGTCATCATCTTGACGAGCTTGACGCGCCGGCCCGAAAGATAGGCCGCCCGCTCATTGTCGCCAACTGCGGCCACCTGCAGCCCGAAAGTCGTGCGCTTCTGGATGAAGATCAGCAGCAGGCTGACTGCAACGAAAATCCAGATGGCAAAAGGAATGCCGAACAGGAAGCCATTGCCAATGAATTCGAACCCTGGCTGTTCGCGCACCAGATGCAGATCCGGCCCACCGGCAAGAAGCGCGCTGCCCCTGACAATGGACAGCATGCCAAGCGTGACGATCATCGCGGGCAGACTGAACAGCGCGATGACCAACCCGCTGATGGCACCGGTCACGGCACCGGTCAGGATGCCGATGACCACCGCCGGAAGCAGCGGGAAATGGGCGATATGAAGCAGGAAGAAGACCACCAGCCCCGACGTCGCCAGCACCGGACCGACCGACAGGTCGATGCCGCCGGTCATGATGACAAAGGTCATGCAGACCGCCATGATCCCTGTGATCGACATCTGATAGATGATGGCCGTGAAGTTGGCCGGTGTCAGGAACACCGGTGCCAGAGCCCCGAACAGGCCGATGACAATCAGCAGCGCGACCGGCATGGCATAGGTCGGGATGGCGGTTCTGAGGTAGGAACTCAGGCTCAGCATTACTTGTTTCCTCCACTGATCTGGAGCACCAGCTCTTCCTGGGTGATGTCATCGGCGGCGCAGGTCATGGTCATCCGGCCGGACACCATGACAGCGATGCGATCGGCGATCGTCATCACTTCTTCCATGTCGGAAGAGACCAGAAGGATCGCCGTCCCCTGTTCCCGCAGCTTGCGCAGAATGGTATAGATCTCGGCCTTGGCCCCCACATCGACACCAACCGTCGGCTCGTCGAGGAACAGGATCTTGGGTGCAATTTCCAGCCATTTGCCGAGCAGCACTTTCTGCTGGTTGCCACCGCTCAGGCGCTTGACGATCTTGCTGCCATCCGCCGGCTTCACGTTGAGGTCGCGGATCTGGCGCTCGGTCAGCTCCCGCACGGCCCGATTGTTCCAGAAGCCCCACCGGGAGACCTTGTCGAGCGCAGCAAAGATCAGGTTGTCAGACACCGAATGATCCAGCAGCAATCCGTCCCGCAGCCGGTCTTCCGGCACGAAGCCGATACCCGCCTCGATGGCCTCTGAAGGCGAGGAGTAGCGCACCGACTGCCCGAGCACTTCCAGCGTTCCGGCCGAGAATTTCGCCGAACCGAAAATGCTGTGCAGCAGCTCGCTCCGCTTCGACCCGATCAGGCCTGTAAGGCACAGGATTTCGCCCTTGTAGAGATCGAAACTGACATCCTCGAAAGTGTTGGTCATGCCCAGATCACGTGCCGAAAGCAGAACCTCGCCGGTCCCCTTCGGATGTCGTGGCTCGGCGGCTACCGATCGCGAGGCTTCCCCCAGATCATTGCCCACCATGCGATCAACCAACTCGGGGCGGGTGATCTCATCAATCGACCCGTTCCAGACCACGGCTCCGTCCCGCATGACGGTAACGGCATCGCAGACCTGAAACACTTCGTCGAGAACATGGGAGATGTAGACCAGCCCGACCCCGAGCGCCCTCAGGCGGGCAATGGTGTCGTGCAGCTTGCGAACTTCCGAATGGGACAGCCAGGCCGTCGGCTCGTCCATCAGGATCACCTGCGCGTCAAGCGCCAGCGCCTTCAGGATCTCCACTTCCTTCTGCTTGACGGTAGCCAGCGTTGACACCTGAGCATCAAGATCAAGATCGATATTGTATTTCTCGAGCAGCGCTTCCGCCTTGTGGCGCTGCTCGGTCGCATCGATGAAGCCGAGTTTGGTTTTCGGCGGTCGGCCGAGGAAGACATTGTCCAGCACAGTGAGCGCCGGGATCAGGTTGGAGTGCTGATAGATACAGGCCACCCCGAGTTCCAGCATGGCCAGCGGACTGCCCGCCGGTGCCAGTGTGCCATTGACATGGACCTCGCCACCGGTTGGTCGGTGCGCCCCGGTGAGGATTTTGATGAGGGTCGACTTGCCCGCGCCGTTGCTGCCGCACAGGCCATGGACTTCCCCCGCATGGATGGCAAAGTCGGTCTCCTGCAGGGCAACAAAGCGCCCGAAGGTCTTGCTCAGCTTCCTGCCTTCAAGAAGGATCTGTTTGGACATGATCAACTCCCACTCTGCATGGCGCGGGCCTTGCGCATCCGGAAGTCGGACAGAAGCTTGTCATATCCGATCGCGCCAATGAGGATCAGGCCAGAAATGATTTGCTGGACGAATTGCGAAATGCCGAGCAGCGTAAGGCCAAGCAGGATGATGCCAAGCAGCATCGCGCCGATGATCGGCCCGAAGGCGTTGCCGATGCCACCCTGCAGGCTGATGCCGCCGATGACAGCCGAGGCAATGGCCGTCAGCTCCATGCCGTTGCCGAGAGCCTCCGTTGCCGTTGTCAGGCGCGTCACCAGAATGATCGCGGCGATACCGGCGCTCAATCCGGACAGGCCGTAGGCGCTGAGGATCGTCAGCTTGACATTGATACCCGCCAGCCGCGCCGCTTCCGGATTGCCGCCGACGATCTTGAAATTCATGCCGAACTGGGTCTTGCTGTGCATCGTCTGGATGATGATGAAAATACCGACCAGAAGGAAGAAGGACAGCGGCAGCCAGGGCATCTCCATATACTGGTCAAGCCCGGTCACACCGCCGATATCGAGATAGGAATCCATGCCCGTCAGCCACGGGTCGGTGATCGGTTTGGTGGCCATTTCGGGAAACAGCTGCCGGCCTGAAATCGCATAGACCACACCACGATAGGCGGCCAGCGTCGACAGAGTCGCAACAAATGGCTGCAGTCGCAGCCAGACGACCAGCGCCCCGTTCAGCAATCCGGCCAGAAGGCAGACCAGCAGCACCGCCGGAATGACCACATAGCCCGGCACCTCATAGATGACGCTGAGGTCGAACAGCACCATGCCGCCAAGCGCCATGATCGAGCCGATGCTCAGATCGATGCCGCGCACCATGATCGGGAAGGACTGCCCGATCGCCAGCACCGCAATGAAGGAATAGCCGACGAGCAGATTCTCCAGATTGGATGCGGTATTGAAATGCGGGGCATAGAAACAGAAGAAGGCGTACAGAAGCACGAAGAATGCCAACAACTCGATGTTTGGCAACTGGCGGAGGCGTACCATATTGAGAACCCTGCGCGAGAGGTGAGTGGAAAAACCGCTGCCCGGTGGGCAGCGGTTTCAATGGACAATGCCGAACTACCAGCGCTGGGCCGGCTGAATGGAACCGACAGTCTCGGACGTTGCGATGACATAAGGCATCAACAGCTTGCCCTGCTGTTTGAATTCTTTTGCCGTCACACCACCGGAAACGAAGACCGATGCGGCTGCGGCAGCAAAGCGGCCCTGCTGATAGACGTCGGTAAACTGGGTTCCTGTCAACTCGCCCCGTTCGATGGATTCAAGGGCAGCGGTTTCGCCGTCGTTACCGAAGATCACCATCTTGTCGAGAATGCCCTTCTGCTTGCAGACGTCGACGCCGCCAAGCGCCATGGAATCGTTGACCCCGTAAACGCCCGTGATGTCGGGCTGGGCGGTCAGAATGTTGGACAATACATCCTGGGCCTTCTTGCGGGACCAGTCGGCGACCTGATCAGCGGCGATCTGGATGTCGGGATAGTATTTCTTCATGCCATCAACGAAACCGTTGGTGCGCTGATCACGGATGATGATGCCCGGAGGTGCATTGAGAATGGCGACCTTGCCCTTGCCACCCATCCGTTTGCCCATTTCCTTGGCAATGTCCATGGCGCCGTAATAGTGGTTCATTTCTACATGGGCGGCATGTTCCTCGGAAGCATCGATATTGAGGGTGATGACGGCAATACCGCGACGGCGCGCCTTTTTGATGGATGGCCCGAGTGCCACACTGTCAATGGGCTGCAGGAAGATGACCTTGGCACCCTCGTTGATCAGCGTATCCATCAGGCTGACCTGAACCTCAACCTTGTTCTGGCCGTCCAGTTGCTTATAGTCGATGGTCTGCTGGGTCGAAAGGACTTCCTCCAGTCCAACGCTCCAGGCCGAGGAAACGGTGTGCGGCTGGATCTGGACAAAGGCCATCTTGACCCGTTCATCCTGTGCGGCCATGGCCTTTCCGCTCTCGCCGATGACGAGACCGGGGGTTACCAGCCCGCTGCCAAGAGCGGCCGAGCCAAGCACCACTCCCTTGAGGAAATCACGGCGACCTTCCTGTTCGGCTCTTTCCTTCTTATTGGACATTTCTTACTCCCATTGAAAAATGTTCAACTCCGATTGTCAGTCCTGCCCGCCGGCCATTTCGCCGACGGTCTTTCTTACTCGCTCCCTTTGACGGCAACATAGACGGCATAGACGGATGTCGAAGCCGTGATGAAGAGGCGATTGCGCTTCCTGCCACCAAAACAAAGATTTGAAACTGTTTCCGGTATTGCGATGTAGCCCTTGTGCGAGCCATCCGGCCCGTAGGTCTCGACCCCCCTCGCTGATGAAGACCATAGATTGCCCAGTTCATCAGTCCGAATACCATCGGGCACGCCATGCTCGATTTCGGCGAAGACCCGCTGATTGCTCAAAGACCAGTCCGGCTCGACATCGAAGGCAAAGATGTGATGATAGCCATCGCTATAGTGCGACCGACTGGAGTCAGCCACATAAAGCGTTTTTTCATCTGGTGAAAATGCCAACCCGTTCGGCATCTTCAGCGACGTTATCATGGCCTTTACAGCACCGGTATCCGGATCAATGCGGTAGACATAGCAACCCGCCTGTTCCGGCGTGCTCTTCTTGCCTTCATAGTCACTGAGGATGCCGTAGCTCGGATCCGTGAACCAGACAGCTCCGTCGGACGCGACGATCACGTCATTGGGGGAATTGAGGGGTTTGCCATCATGACCATCGGCAAGGATCGTGGTGCTACCATCCCATTCGGTCCGGACAACCGAGCGGGTCAGATGCTGACACGAAACCAGTCGTCCCTGACGATCCCGCGTATTGCCGTTGGAATTGTTTGAGTGGTGGCTGTAAACCCGACAGCCAAGCCCGGGCACCCACTGCCATTGACAGTCGTTGGGAATGTCCGACCAGATGAGGAAATCTCCTGCGGGGAAATAGACCGGACCTTCGGCCCACAAATTACCCGTATTCAGTCGCTCGATTGAAGCGCCCGGCAAGGTCAATTGCATATAGTCGTCGCTAAAACGATAGATCTCCGCTGTTGGCACGTTCCTGCTCCCACTCTCTTGGTCTTCGTGTTGACCAGAGGCTACCAGACCCCGAATTCGGTCACAGGTTGGAGATGGCAAATCGCATGCGGGTTCCCGCAAATCTATTGCGCCCTTTATCGCAAAAAGCTCAGATTTTCGCAGTTTTTGAGCGGTTCCAGCTTGCCCCTGCTTCAGGGGGTGCTGGCAGGATCGCTCATCGGCTCGATGCAAAGAAGGGGCGAACCGCTTTCACGCAATTCGCCCCTGTCTCATTTCAGGTCAGACTGGTTTTCTTCCGGTCACCCGGGAAACTGCCGGACTGGTCTCGAGCTTGTCTGTCTCAGAGTTCAACAACCAGCTTGAGAACGTCGTTCTTGTTCTTTTCCCAGTAAGGCAGTACGTCAGCGGCTTCATCCAGCGGGAAAGTCTTGGTGATCAGCTTGTCCATGTCGTCGCCCATCTTCAGCAGGGCAGCGATAACGGCATCGAAGTCTTCACGCATGGCGTTGCGGGAGCCCATGATGTCCAGTTCCTTGAGATTGAAGAACTTGGTTTCATAGGTAACCGGAGCCTTGGAGTAACCGACATAGACGACGCGACCGCAGAAGCAGGCGATATCAACAGCGGTGGTGAAGGTGATCGGCAGGCCAACAGCCTCGATGACCACATTGGCGCCGTTGTCGTCGGTCAGTTCGTTGATCTTCTTGACCAGGTCTTCGCCGCTGAGGCTGAGGAACTCGGAAGCACCCGCCAGTTTCGCAATGGCTTCCTTGTCGGTGCTGGTATCCACGGCAATGACGCGTGCGCCACGGGAGGCGGCACCCATGATGGCGCCAACGCCGATCATGCCACAGCCAAGAACAACCACGGTTTCACCAGCCTGTGTACGGCCACGGGCTGCTGCATGGAAACCAACGGAAAGCGGCTCGACCAGAACCTGGCGTTTCGGGCTCAGGCTATCGTTCGGCACGACGCAGTCGGCACGGATAACCATTTTCTCGCGCAGGGCACCATCGCGCTGAACACCGAGAGTCTCGTTGTAGCGGCAGGCATTGTAACGGCCGGCGCGGCAGCTGCTGCAATGGCCACAGGCAGAGTATGGCCACAGAATGACAGACTGGCCGATCTTCAGATCAGCGCTGACATTGGCTCCCTTTTCGACAATGAAGCCAGATGCTTCATGGCCGGGGATGCGTGGCAGCTGAACCAGAGGGTTCTTGCCCATATAAGTGTTGAGGTCGCTGCCGCAGAAACCAACGTAAGAGACCTGAACCACGACGTCGTCCGGGCCCATGGTCATTGGTTCGACATCGCGAACTTCACTTTTTTCAGCATCTACAATGCAAAGTGCTTTCATCACTTAACTCCTTAGCGATATTTCTTCGGGAACGGCACCCGCTCCCAATTCTTGGTATTGGTTTCACGCCCGGGCAGGAGACCATCGGAACCACTCACCTCTTGAGGGGGGAATTGCGGTGGAACCAAGCGTCTTGGGAGGAATTGACCCGCGATTGATGGCTCAACGTCAATCGCCAGGCCCGTCTCGACCGCCCGGGCATGTTTGTTAACTCCTGGATGCTTCTCAGCGTATTTTTGAAGATAGCTCCCATGAATATGGAAAAATTCAGCATTTTACCTGATCATTTTCCCAAATATCCATCATTGATGGGATGTTTATGGCATATTCATGGGATGAATGTCAATAACAGCTGGAAAATTCAGGTTGATTTGCGCTATTTTTTTGCCATTGATAGGATCATTGACATACAGCCACCAATTGTTAATGTGTGGTTCCGACATTCTTTGAAAAAGGTGCCTGCAGACATGAGTAGCCCAAAGGTGGATTTGGCGATTTCCCTGGTTCAGAACCTGATTCGATCCGGTGAAATCAAGCCAGGGGACCGACTGCCGAACGAGACAGAATTCTCAGCCCAGCTCGGTGTTTCGCGCAACTCTCTCAGAGAAGCCGTTCGAGCCATGAGCGCGATGAAGATTCTTGAAGCCCGTCAAGGCGATGGAACCTATGTCTCCGGGCTGGACCCGACCCAGATGATCGAAACCCTGCGTTTCGCGGTCGATGTCTCGGGGCCGGAAGCGGTGCTCTGGTTCCTTGAAATCCGTATTCTGATGGAGCTGCACACCACGGCCATTGCCGCCGCCCGGCGCACCAAGGCCGATCTCGACCGCCTCAAGAAATGCCATCAGGCGATGGTCAAGGCCGAAGACACGGATACCCTGCTCAAGAAGGACTCCGAGTTCCATCACATCATCGCGGAAACGACCAAGAACCCGATCATGGCGTCCCTGCTCAATGTGGTCTCCGCCCCTGCCCTGCGCGCCCGTATCTGGCGCAACCGGTTGACCGAGAGTGCCACCAACAACCTGCGTATCGAACACGAAGCCGTGCTCAATTGCATCGAGGCTCAGGATGTCGAGGGCGCAAAATACGCCATGTATGCCCATGTTTCCGGCGTGCAGAGCTGGGTCAGAAACAACCCCGACTTCTTCTCGAAGAATGGCGAAGACGAGACCGATGCGGACCAAGATTCCGCCCGGTGAAGTGAGGCGGCAGGCATCGCCGGCGCTTGATACTTCTTTCCGCTCGCGCTTCGAGACTTGAAAGTCTGTCCAGACGGACATTTCAAACAGCAGGAACAGACATGAAAAAAGCCCCGCGGATCGCTCCACGGGGCTTTTTGATTGGTCCGTTCCGGAGCCTACTGGCTCAGGTGCGGCAGCAGCAGGGAAATCTCCGGAATGAAGATCACCAGACCGAGCGCAATGAACAGGGCGATGTAGAAAGGCACCGCAGCCTTGGTAAAGCGCATCACGTCCACATTGGCGAGCTGCGAGACGACCAGCATCACCGTACCAACCGGCGGCGTCAGCGTGCCAATGGACATGTTGAGGATCATGATGATGCCGAAATGCACCGGATCGATCCCCATGCTCATCAGGGTCGGCTTGAGCAGCGGCACCAGAATGATCATCAGCGCCGTTCCTTCGATCAGCATGCCGAAGAAGATCAGGGCAATGTTGAGCGTGATGAGGAACAGATACTTGTTGGTGGTGAAGTGGGTGATCATCTCGGCGAAAGCCAGACCGGCCTTTTCGTTCGAGAAGATCCAGCCAAGAGCACCACTGGCCATGATGATCAGCAGCACGGATGCCGTGGATTTGCCAGCAGAGTAGACCGAGTTGAGAATGTCACCAAAAGTCATCGTGCGGTGCAACAGGGTACCGATCAGGATGATGGCGAGCACAGCGACAGCACCGGCTTCCGTTGGCGTGAAGATGCCAAGACGGATACCGCCAATGATGACGATGATCAGCAGGAAGGCTGGCCAGGAGCGCAGCAGCGTAACGCCGGCTTCGCGTGGGGTCGGACGCTTCATGCTCTTTGGCAGATAACCGCGCTTGACCGAAACCAGATAGGCGGTGACCATCAGCAGGAAGGCGCAGAGCAGGCCGGGAATGATACCTGCCATGAACATGGAGGCAACGGAAACGTCGGCGATCAGCGCGTAGATGATCAGCGCAATTCCGGGAGGAATGATTGGCGTGATCAGGGAACCTGCCGCGGTCACAGCAGCAGAGAAGCCACGGTCATAGCCATGACGTTCCATTTCCGGAACCATCATGCGGGTCAGCATGGCGCTGTCGGCAAGGTTCGACGCGGAAAGACCGCCCAGAAGGCTCGATACCAGAATGTTGGTCAGGGCAAGACCACCACGAATCCGGCCAACCAGCAGCAACGCAACATCGATGATACGTTCTGCAACCCCGGAGTGGGCCATCAGCGTACCAAGCATGACGAAGAACGGAATGGCCAGCAGGGACGTGTTCAGCGCCGGCGCAATGAAACGCTGGATGGCAATTTCAGGCGGCGTGAAGGAGAAAAAGGTGAAGTAGCAGAGAACGGCCAAAAGGATGCCGAGATAGAGGCGCATGTTGAGGGCGAAGGCCAACAACATGAGAGGGATGATCCACAGCCAGGTCATGCTGCTTCTCCTTCGTTGTTATGTTCTTGTTGGTCCAGTCCACGGATTTTCTTGACCATGTTGATGGCAACGAAGACCGCTGCACCGACCATGCCAACCGGCACGGCAATATCGATCCAGTACCAGGAG
Proteins encoded:
- a CDS encoding ABC transporter permease, with the translated sequence MLSLSSYLRTAIPTYAMPVALLIVIGLFGALAPVFLTPANFTAIIYQMSITGIMAVCMTFVIMTGGIDLSVGPVLATSGLVVFFLLHIAHFPLLPAVVIGILTGAVTGAISGLVIALFSLPAMIVTLGMLSIVRGSALLAGGPDLHLVREQPGFEFIGNGFLFGIPFAIWIFVAVSLLLIFIQKRTTFGLQVAAVGDNERAAYLSGRRVKLVKMMTYVICGMGAALAGIIQSSQVHTAAATYGEFGTELDVIAAVVLGGASLLGGKGSVARTILGVLFLAVLNNGFNILNVPIDYQLIIKGGIIVIALSLTEWANSKVA
- a CDS encoding response regulator transcription factor, which gives rise to MKARSILIVEDDLLHREFLRKVVSNPDMGFVDVQEASDGEEGLALALKFRPDAIILDLQIPKITGVDVAKAIWARFPDLPIMFWSNYADEAYVRGVAKVAPSNTAYGYLLKSSSSDRLERAMRGIFEDRQTIIDYEVVGIQKRAKNSYHALTDAEYEVLLDIALGLTDSAISERRNISMRTVQSRLQSIYAKMGISEVPSSKGGAVFNRRNRAVVLALMARQINSKTLEALNNELAFDD
- a CDS encoding YhcH/YjgK/YiaL family protein, which encodes MIYGSIENLSLDEANLPANILEGLRFIAKSDVMSLPLGRHEIDGDRIFALVQEYESKSLEDARPEAHKRYLDIQYVAKGKELIGIAQLAKAPAMSEDLLAEKDVCFFASVPDESMLCLSEGSYAVVYPWDVHRPGCAAGEPTLVRKVVVKIAL
- a CDS encoding SDR family oxidoreductase; translated protein: MNPYDVTGQKAIVTGGTRGLGKGMAEVLLEAGVEVVIFGSGASVKDVAKEFCDRGFACHGLTVDLASAKARAEGFDKALELLGGDLDILVTAAGVQKRHKSEEFPLEDWNAVLEVNLTAVFDLCQRAARVMLPKGRGKIVNIASLLSFFGGFTVPAYAASKGGIAQLTKALSNEWASKGICINALAPGYMATDMNSALLADEGRNAEISARIPTHRWGTPEDMKGPLLFLASGASDYVNGTIIPVDGGYLGR
- a CDS encoding sensor histidine kinase, which gives rise to MTEQTSIPATFSTEQVINITRAIAGRVGYQAVIDAMSEEIQEILPHNHFDVVILDEAKENLVAYETGIQTEWGGVNRKNVSTSPIRDILLGKVDYLITPNAMEDTRFNNAAMFNQPIFEHTLRSRLHVQVRVAGELIGALSISSTRPGLYSLQHIENAKLLSDLIGPYFFALWQSELVRVSEIERVKEAARLEGLRTGARYVTDELERARAQIGMDLHDQTLADLSRTLRWLGSVDELDRDELDELKEELGSCLLGLRQIVDDAKPTVLEMFGLMEAVEAQLDRQIKTARQEIDVELVDQSDGRIDELPLSLRIVFYRILQEAGNNAIRHSGCDHLLVTFRSDDDRLIIFFRDNGCGYRQENYASRGGMLNMQIRASLVGAKVRFSCPGEPAELTISYSRGQDAGEPIAL
- a CDS encoding C-terminal binding protein; translated protein: MKVIVSDCDHESMQIETDVLAKAGLGFTHMAARTQDEVIEQCKGGNIILNQYGKFDERVFTALPEVKQIVRYGVGVDNVDLAAATRHGVQVCNVPDYGMHEVSDHALALMMALIRKIPATVSHTRNRDWDFRKMAPIRRITEMTIGVLGAGRIGGLFARKVLPLGKEVLVCDLNKKDLESRIPGVRQVDMDELLAKSDVLSIHCPLSDETRNLINAERLKSMKQGAFLINTARGGIVDEEALADLLEAGVLGGAALDCVAQEPIDKKSRLLDMDNVFLTPHMAYYSEESSAELKRKVAEEAVRFAKGEPVHYPVNTL